Proteins encoded together in one Candidatus Xianfuyuplasma coldseepsis window:
- a CDS encoding ABC transporter ATP-binding protein/permease produces the protein MSRGDIILRLVDVTRVYETKEERKIVALNKVTTSFKRGEFVAVVGKSGSGKSTLINILGGLDTPTSGDYFLEGNNIARINEGQWDAIRNEKIGFIFQEYHLIEYLSVYKNVEIALKYQHETSRKSRVAKIHDVLTRVGLADHMHKLPGQLSGGQRQRVAIARALVKDPAIILADEPTGALDHKTSENVIELIKGLSKERLVIVVTHDRGIANEHATRIIELAEGRFTSDLIREDIEQTYQNVYRKTKPTNLNIWDKFELTFSKIRSQLLRTFFTALSLALAFSFTILFSGIEQGISDSYDAYFEALNKANSYAFSLVPKDQVVSVNNYNTALSDLISAYNAEFADVDSELIQGYSPDVAFSESTDGIEQVFPNMSRPDLFSQYKVRLIDIAKVNDYSYNDLFIGDSIYPYNFDEMMVTTKFYREYFDLSDDVVNLSSYVDTTITVPQYSFEIDEGIYNVSDYLETLVEVADGSIIEDNPLYTMERVEVRYLNMNLPHYCYYYDDLEPYYQDQCIQIIRDQQYSRYFDTIEDYIAYMDDFKEQVDSIVPGYFDMLLRSDAIYYMADEKDAFLDPGEPRYIERVYQEVYDEASGNNGIAFIDNAVFRDQLTMKEMTITGIIENDNESIVYMDFLTYNKLFTPGDGVENVDGYFSVNLESGIDRDNDPYNVAVTTFAIPLTEFHNTAGYGDSYEIIRKEEIEQGDECAIYAIDNILNEGTDFDDVIVAGDVFTITDYSGCKVNSESYHYLNSISILFGVFFNTLMFISIIFFNILLSVILSERIGEIGIYRSVGSTAKDIKNLFFIEIVFEILLAAAMSVVMIYYANEIINTVFLLVINQGSGVINFAGMKLSVGDDGTITSISFFNLLFYIVVVFVLLGFLSNRNVTKLANTKPIDILRKDGDE, from the coding sequence ATGTCTAGAGGCGATATTATCTTACGCCTGGTCGATGTCACCAGGGTATATGAAACAAAAGAAGAGCGTAAAATTGTTGCATTGAACAAGGTTACGACGTCTTTTAAACGTGGCGAATTTGTTGCTGTAGTAGGAAAAAGTGGATCTGGTAAATCGACATTGATCAATATTCTGGGAGGATTGGATACACCTACAAGTGGCGATTACTTCTTGGAAGGAAATAACATTGCGCGCATTAATGAAGGGCAATGGGATGCAATTCGTAATGAGAAAATTGGATTTATTTTCCAGGAATATCATTTAATTGAATATTTAAGTGTGTATAAAAACGTTGAGATTGCCTTGAAATACCAACATGAAACCAGTCGTAAAAGCCGGGTAGCAAAGATTCATGATGTGTTAACACGAGTTGGTTTGGCGGATCATATGCATAAATTACCAGGACAATTATCCGGAGGACAACGTCAACGTGTAGCGATTGCCCGGGCTCTGGTTAAAGATCCGGCCATCATTTTAGCCGATGAACCAACCGGTGCACTCGATCATAAAACGAGTGAAAATGTGATTGAGCTGATTAAGGGATTAAGTAAAGAACGTTTGGTTATTGTTGTAACACATGACAGGGGAATCGCGAATGAGCATGCAACGCGGATTATTGAGCTTGCAGAGGGGCGTTTTACCAGTGATTTGATCCGGGAGGATATCGAACAAACGTATCAGAATGTATACCGTAAAACAAAACCAACAAACTTGAATATATGGGATAAATTTGAATTGACGTTCTCAAAGATACGATCGCAGTTGTTGCGGACGTTCTTTACAGCGTTATCGTTAGCTTTAGCGTTCAGTTTTACAATCCTCTTTAGTGGAATTGAACAAGGGATTAGCGATAGTTATGATGCCTATTTTGAAGCGCTTAATAAAGCGAATAGTTATGCCTTTAGTCTGGTTCCTAAAGACCAGGTTGTCAGTGTCAATAATTACAATACAGCACTGAGTGATTTAATCAGTGCTTATAATGCGGAGTTTGCTGATGTGGATTCGGAATTAATCCAGGGATATTCACCAGATGTGGCGTTTAGTGAATCAACCGATGGGATTGAACAAGTGTTCCCCAATATGAGTCGTCCGGACTTGTTTAGTCAGTATAAAGTACGATTAATTGATATTGCGAAGGTAAATGATTACAGTTACAACGATCTCTTTATTGGTGATAGTATATATCCGTATAATTTTGATGAGATGATGGTGACAACGAAGTTTTATCGGGAGTATTTTGATTTAAGTGATGATGTTGTCAATTTATCGAGTTATGTAGATACAACGATTACCGTACCTCAATATTCGTTTGAAATTGATGAGGGAATCTACAATGTAAGTGATTATCTAGAGACATTGGTAGAAGTGGCAGATGGCTCGATTATTGAGGATAACCCACTTTACACCATGGAGCGAGTTGAAGTTCGTTACTTGAACATGAATCTTCCCCATTATTGTTATTACTATGATGATTTGGAGCCCTATTATCAGGATCAATGCATTCAAATTATTCGCGATCAACAGTATAGTCGATATTTCGATACGATTGAAGATTATATCGCTTATATGGATGATTTTAAAGAACAAGTTGATTCGATTGTACCTGGTTATTTTGATATGTTATTACGTAGTGATGCGATTTACTATATGGCGGATGAGAAGGATGCGTTTTTAGATCCAGGAGAACCCCGATATATCGAACGCGTCTATCAAGAAGTCTATGATGAAGCATCAGGAAATAATGGGATTGCATTTATTGACAATGCCGTATTTCGTGATCAATTAACCATGAAAGAAATGACGATTACCGGTATTATTGAAAATGATAATGAATCGATAGTCTATATGGACTTTTTAACCTACAATAAGCTCTTTACCCCTGGGGATGGAGTCGAAAATGTGGATGGGTACTTCAGTGTCAACTTAGAGAGTGGAATCGATCGTGATAACGATCCGTATAATGTAGCGGTTACAACCTTTGCAATTCCCTTAACAGAGTTTCACAATACCGCTGGATATGGCGATTCCTATGAGATTATTCGTAAAGAAGAAATCGAACAAGGAGACGAATGTGCGATTTATGCGATTGATAATATCTTGAACGAAGGAACCGATTTTGATGATGTCATTGTCGCTGGAGATGTCTTTACGATTACCGATTATTCAGGTTGTAAGGTAAATAGTGAGAGTTATCACTACTTAAATAGTATTTCGATTTTATTTGGTGTCTTCTTTAATACGTTGATGTTTATCAGTATTATCTTCTTTAATATTTTGCTAAGTGTCATCTTGTCGGAACGAATTGGTGAGATTGGGATTTATCGCAGTGTTGGATCAACAGCAAAAGATATTAAGAATCTCTTCTTTATTGAGATTGTCTTTGAAATCTTACTCGCTGCAGCGATGAGTGTTGTGATGATTTATTATGCGAATGAGATCATTAATACGGTCTTCTTACTGGTTATTAATCAAGGTAGTGGTGTTATTAATTTCGCTGGAATGAAGCTGTCTGTCGGTGATGATGGTACGATTACATCGATTAGTTTCTTTAACTTATTATTCTATATTGTTGTGGTATTTGTCTTACTTGGGTTCTTGAGTAATCGCAATGTCACGAAATTAGCGAATACAAAACCAATTGATATTTTGCGTAAGGACGGTGATGAATGA
- a CDS encoding ATP-binding cassette domain-containing protein, which produces MIEVRDLEKVYPTKERDFVALKGVNLKFEAGEFVAILGESGSGKTTFLNMISGVDAKTNGKIFFNELDVDKFNDAKWREIRNTEIGFIFQRFNLIDHLTVLENVVLPLILTGSDNNVARNIARRLLKEVELEGVEDKLATELSGGQRQRVAIARTIIVNPTIILADEPTGALDSTTAKEIMKLLQKFAAGRIIIMVTHDEDLAYRNATRVVRLHDGETVSDEIVREKNSTTRDLTNRLLSYEARISRRLKRRLVKQYPELEDELVVGKRHMVPMQRKYIPNNPVFTRKIARENYKQKRRINRRILWSFVISISMLLIVNIVMKNITAYNFNLFDINNNYRQYLVTNYEDSSDVITTLEGMDTVDEAALYYEHYVQEMYLVYGEDADDFLPITSSKTTYNKGVFSPKMVSLPEDRDNFYLNSQLIAGIYPRENNNVLVSSEFLLTRFYGYSIESVYNQDYTGTLPKRLDYFVGKSLYICGETLIDGGNDITNDRITDPEGSCFEFVISGVLNSYYKGIDYVGHIFTPNEGFDQYLYHLEYNLGFTRVDEYYDEYVSFYLDDIDQGIEINALSTELDADVNNYELREYQENKSLEDMLYYMYLAIFFSLIIISGTIDINIVSSSVVSRIREIGIYSCIGVSKKSIRNMFVFETVETAIRIVLINSALYVGIAYGFRWLYKYIVVDLTVFEPLFGVNEMFSYEIGFTISVIAGAVVFLFASVLIPSFKAANMRAIDALRSG; this is translated from the coding sequence ATGATCGAAGTACGCGATTTAGAAAAAGTATATCCTACAAAAGAACGTGACTTTGTTGCTTTGAAAGGTGTCAACCTTAAGTTCGAAGCAGGCGAGTTTGTCGCGATTTTAGGTGAGTCCGGAAGTGGGAAAACCACATTCTTAAATATGATTAGTGGTGTCGATGCGAAAACCAACGGTAAAATTTTCTTTAATGAGCTGGACGTTGATAAATTTAACGATGCCAAATGGCGTGAAATACGGAATACAGAGATTGGATTCATCTTTCAACGGTTCAATTTAATTGATCATTTAACCGTTTTAGAGAACGTTGTCTTACCGCTTATCTTAACTGGTTCTGACAACAATGTTGCTCGCAATATTGCCCGTCGTCTGTTGAAAGAAGTGGAACTCGAAGGTGTTGAGGATAAGCTTGCTACTGAATTATCCGGAGGACAACGGCAACGTGTCGCGATTGCGCGGACGATTATTGTCAATCCAACAATCATTCTAGCCGATGAACCAACCGGTGCACTCGATAGCACAACTGCAAAAGAAATCATGAAATTATTGCAGAAATTTGCTGCAGGGCGAATTATCATCATGGTTACGCATGATGAAGATTTGGCATATCGCAACGCGACGCGCGTTGTTCGGCTTCATGATGGGGAAACTGTTAGTGATGAGATTGTGCGGGAAAAGAATAGTACGACGAGGGATTTAACCAATCGCTTATTGTCCTATGAAGCACGGATTAGTCGTCGGTTAAAACGCCGTTTGGTAAAACAATATCCTGAGTTAGAAGATGAGTTGGTTGTTGGAAAACGACATATGGTTCCAATGCAACGGAAATACATTCCGAATAATCCAGTCTTTACGCGGAAAATTGCCCGTGAAAACTACAAGCAAAAACGACGCATAAATCGTCGAATTTTATGGAGTTTCGTGATTAGTATCAGCATGTTGTTGATTGTTAATATTGTTATGAAGAATATCACAGCCTATAATTTCAATTTATTTGACATTAATAACAATTATCGTCAGTATTTGGTGACAAACTATGAAGATTCAAGTGATGTGATTACTACCTTAGAAGGTATGGATACAGTCGATGAGGCAGCATTGTATTATGAACACTATGTACAAGAGATGTATTTGGTCTATGGTGAGGACGCTGATGATTTCTTACCGATTACATCGTCGAAAACCACCTATAACAAAGGTGTGTTTAGTCCGAAGATGGTGTCATTACCAGAAGATCGGGATAATTTTTATTTGAACAGCCAATTGATTGCGGGTATATATCCGAGAGAAAACAATAACGTCTTGGTAAGTAGTGAGTTTCTACTAACAAGATTTTACGGGTATTCCATAGAATCGGTGTACAACCAGGATTATACAGGTACACTTCCCAAACGATTGGATTACTTTGTTGGGAAATCCTTGTATATTTGTGGGGAAACGCTAATTGACGGCGGAAATGATATTACCAATGATCGGATTACAGATCCCGAAGGTAGTTGTTTTGAGTTTGTTATTTCTGGGGTATTGAATAGTTATTATAAAGGCATTGATTATGTTGGCCATATCTTTACACCAAACGAAGGTTTTGATCAGTACTTATACCATCTTGAATACAATTTGGGATTCACACGTGTCGATGAATATTACGATGAATACGTAAGTTTCTATTTGGATGACATTGATCAAGGCATTGAAATCAATGCGTTAAGTACGGAATTAGATGCGGATGTAAATAATTACGAATTACGTGAATATCAAGAGAATAAGTCGTTGGAAGACATGCTATATTATATGTATTTAGCGATTTTCTTCAGTTTAATTATCATCAGCGGTACGATTGATATCAATATTGTGTCCTCCAGTGTTGTTTCACGGATTCGTGAGATTGGTATTTATTCCTGTATCGGTGTCAGTAAGAAAAGCATTCGGAATATGTTTGTGTTTGAAACTGTGGAAACAGCGATCCGAATTGTATTAATTAATAGTGCTCTTTATGTAGGGATTGCATATGGATTTAGATGGCTTTATAAATACATTGTTGTGGATTTAACGGTGTTTGAGCCATTATTTGGTGTAAATGAAATGTTCAGTTACGAAATTGGATTTACGATATCGGTAATTGCAGGAGCCGTTGTGTTCTTGTTTGCAAGTGTGCTTATTCCATCGTTTAAAGCAGCAAACATGCGTGCAATTGATGCCCTTAGAAGTGGGTGA
- a CDS encoding ABC transporter ATP-binding protein/permease yields the protein MIELRNLTKVYETVNYNIIALSDIHYRLDKGEVVVLLGKSGSGKSTLLNILGGFDREYAGHYILDGESMKEKSEREIDTIRKRKIGFVFQHYVLLNNLTVIENVELALRVIGVVNAGSRRRASLHALKLVGLQEHADKYPYELSGGQRQRVAIARAFVKNPDVIIADEPTAALDSRTSNEILELLKDLCRTKLLIIATHNKAIVRDFSSRVIELKSGYTIRDELITDPSKVRVDELDLIIDKEINQDNEIIEQLIDIETRIDEDNKATVLKDLGVDLSEFRLNNNEKFNIDDELRRRLIKERMQNSKLSTRIYRFLQTSDDFHGKKSYANKSFLRNIGLHLFSAMIFTVFLLTIVFGLNFVNETIGGFNEKALYTRTMNNENEIFFVPSVYLSPEKETDLGVIYQYEDKRPRFISDFSQTEIAEDPFFETLLDDPYFQYYYQKEKLYYIESELDSSGADDVFNIYYNNSNIIFRDTNEAILFEQLQYTYESIYQFAEPNVYVTNFLGLDLDQQVTYPFDFLYAESNEAILNKHMLEGGKLPEEADEVVIPVAYLFDYEILNPSDFKDDHGNVMEVIPSGRITEAFFELSEEERTLDITKNIITIDNSDSNYTMSYDTETTTFEVVGLINFDGDINPYLEMLDSSLSTTLSNDTMSFVFSTEAENDINFEIVDNATVGDFEKDILYAEISTENYELYEVDTIINDFDEAFIGELKSDYVEFMDLLVTTLQDATDVVADYVRADINGENPDASVLTPLVDDELFPGLTHRDLLRYYLAQHMSVVSDVGGLSSELSYLCPSCSTTDDAMDMLDNADTAYIRLKQSSQYIDVLENYGDYSRLTYQESTNLIIFNEYGHRLSNLYETTANDENLELRISRLYLKESGSISSLIYIIVPRSLLETFSAIDFIGIFINMIERLESNERFVDFLETTNLDILISSLTTNAIRSIVMVILYVVIYVILFVSVAFLSIVLINLYGNIYETATRRRIKELASLRVLGTSYEDIHSMVQLENRRVALFSYGGFVVILFLLSRLEFFTNAPISHFYMPLLGLFFDFNLYDVFVLNAMVIVFVSLLFYLFIYKLIIKRVSTRKIANIDTIQAIRDGDNL from the coding sequence ATGATTGAACTACGGAATTTAACAAAAGTATATGAGACAGTGAATTATAACATTATTGCGTTAAGCGATATTCATTATCGACTAGACAAAGGGGAAGTCGTTGTATTGCTTGGTAAAAGCGGTAGTGGTAAAAGTACCTTATTGAACATTTTAGGTGGATTTGATCGTGAATATGCCGGTCATTACATCTTAGATGGCGAAAGTATGAAAGAAAAGTCCGAACGGGAGATCGATACCATCCGTAAACGTAAAATCGGGTTTGTCTTTCAACATTACGTATTGCTCAATAATCTTACCGTTATTGAGAATGTTGAGTTGGCACTCCGGGTTATCGGTGTCGTAAACGCAGGTAGTCGCCGCCGGGCATCTTTGCATGCGTTAAAACTAGTGGGCTTGCAAGAACATGCCGATAAATATCCCTATGAGTTATCCGGAGGACAACGCCAACGTGTTGCGATTGCTCGGGCATTTGTTAAGAACCCAGATGTGATCATAGCGGATGAGCCAACAGCAGCACTTGATTCTCGTACTTCCAATGAAATATTGGAGCTATTAAAAGATTTGTGTCGGACCAAATTATTAATTATTGCGACGCATAACAAAGCGATTGTCCGCGATTTTAGTTCTCGTGTTATAGAACTAAAAAGCGGATACACCATTCGTGATGAATTAATTACCGATCCAAGTAAAGTACGGGTAGATGAACTGGATTTAATCATTGATAAAGAAATCAACCAAGATAATGAAATCATTGAACAATTGATTGATATTGAGACTCGTATTGATGAGGATAATAAGGCAACCGTATTAAAAGATTTGGGTGTCGATTTATCCGAGTTCCGCTTAAACAACAATGAAAAATTCAATATTGATGATGAATTACGACGACGTTTAATCAAGGAACGGATGCAGAATTCAAAACTATCGACACGGATATATCGCTTCTTACAAACATCGGATGATTTTCATGGTAAGAAAAGCTATGCGAACAAGTCCTTCTTGCGGAATATTGGGCTACATTTGTTTAGTGCGATGATTTTTACGGTGTTTCTATTAACCATTGTATTTGGGTTAAATTTTGTAAACGAAACCATTGGTGGATTTAACGAAAAAGCCCTATATACCCGCACGATGAACAATGAAAATGAGATTTTCTTTGTTCCAAGTGTGTATCTCAGTCCGGAAAAGGAAACAGATTTAGGCGTCATTTATCAATATGAGGATAAACGCCCGCGTTTCATCAGTGATTTTTCGCAAACTGAAATAGCGGAAGATCCCTTCTTTGAGACCTTGTTAGATGATCCGTATTTCCAATACTATTATCAAAAAGAGAAGCTGTATTATATTGAGTCTGAGCTAGATTCTTCGGGTGCGGATGATGTGTTTAACATTTATTATAACAATTCAAATATCATTTTCCGTGATACAAATGAAGCGATTTTGTTTGAACAGCTACAGTATACTTATGAAAGTATTTATCAGTTCGCAGAACCGAATGTTTATGTGACGAACTTCTTGGGATTGGACCTCGATCAACAAGTAACCTATCCGTTTGATTTTCTCTATGCGGAATCGAACGAAGCCATTTTGAATAAGCATATGTTAGAAGGCGGGAAATTGCCTGAGGAAGCGGATGAAGTCGTGATTCCGGTGGCGTACTTGTTTGATTATGAAATCCTAAATCCGAGTGATTTTAAAGATGATCACGGAAATGTTATGGAAGTGATCCCAAGTGGACGGATTACCGAAGCATTCTTTGAATTGTCTGAAGAAGAACGAACGCTTGATATCACCAAGAATATCATTACAATCGACAATAGTGATAGTAATTACACAATGAGTTACGATACCGAGACTACGACCTTTGAAGTGGTAGGGTTAATCAACTTTGATGGGGATATTAATCCGTACTTAGAAATGTTGGATTCGTCGTTATCAACGACCCTATCCAACGATACGATGAGTTTCGTATTCAGTACTGAAGCGGAGAATGACATTAACTTCGAAATTGTTGACAATGCTACTGTGGGGGATTTTGAGAAAGATATTTTATACGCTGAAATTTCAACGGAAAACTATGAACTATATGAAGTAGATACAATCATTAATGATTTTGATGAGGCGTTTATCGGAGAATTGAAATCCGATTATGTCGAATTCATGGATTTACTTGTGACAACGCTTCAAGATGCAACCGATGTGGTTGCGGACTATGTTCGTGCGGACATCAATGGTGAGAATCCAGATGCATCTGTACTAACGCCACTAGTGGATGATGAACTATTTCCTGGTTTGACGCATCGCGATTTATTGCGATATTACTTAGCACAACATATGTCGGTGGTAAGTGATGTTGGTGGATTATCGAGTGAGTTATCGTACTTATGTCCAAGTTGTAGTACAACGGATGATGCGATGGATATGCTCGATAATGCGGATACCGCCTATATTCGTTTAAAACAAAGCTCGCAGTATATTGATGTTCTTGAGAATTATGGTGATTATTCTCGATTAACGTATCAAGAGAGCACCAATCTAATCATTTTTAACGAATATGGACATCGATTAAGTAACTTATATGAAACCACTGCAAATGATGAAAATCTTGAATTGCGCATTAGTCGTTTGTACTTAAAAGAAAGTGGATCAATTTCATCGCTGATATATATCATTGTCCCACGTAGCTTACTGGAGACATTTAGTGCGATTGACTTTATAGGTATTTTCATTAATATGATTGAACGATTGGAAAGCAATGAGCGATTTGTCGACTTCTTAGAAACAACAAATCTTGATATTTTAATATCCAGCCTGACAACCAATGCGATTCGCAGTATTGTCATGGTGATTTTGTATGTGGTGATCTACGTCATCTTGTTTGTCAGTGTTGCGTTCTTAAGCATTGTATTAATTAACTTGTATGGCAACATCTATGAAACAGCGACAAGACGTCGGATTAAAGAACTTGCAAGTTTACGGGTTTTGGGTACGAGTTATGAGGACATCCACTCGATGGTACAACTGGAAAATCGCCGTGTAGCGCTGTTTAGTTATGGTGGATTTGTGGTTATATTATTCCTCTTAAGTCGCTTGGAATTCTTCACAAATGCACCAATCAGTCATTTCTATATGCCGTTATTAGGGTTATTCTTTGACTTTAATTTATATGATGTCTTTGTCCTCAATGCGATGGTTATTGTCTTTGTATCCTTGTTGTTCTACCTATTTATATACAAGTTAATTATCAAACGTGTATCCACACGTAAAATTGCGAATATCGATACCATTCAAGCGATACGGGATGGTGATAACCTATGA
- a CDS encoding ATP-binding cassette domain-containing protein has protein sequence MGILTIKNLHKSYKHGTNTTHVLKGINLDIEEGSFVSILGRSGSGKTTLLNVLSTLLEFDKGSIHIDGQNISKLGTRKINVIRNNYIGFVFQEFNLVKDMSVLDNVATPMILNGVRFKEARERALVALQQVGLEQYAKVRPVELSGGQQQRVAIARAIVNDQKIILCDEPTGALDDYTAVEILKLLKQLSETRTVIMVTHDEEFAKKYSNRIIMLVDGNIVKDDILEDIPVKAPSQKRKLSDHRAGFLNLFTYSFVSMDIDKKKFGNTFRTFSISLTLFIVVSIINQNLDVFTKRYLDFFVQSEVADRNIILDFIYQFLEQNITQLIQVILYILIGFCIVSYLFVFTINIITKKREIAVLKAFGASQEEIGILFMLRPIKFTMAIFKDTLLYTFILMLLLNGVFDFQAILYVEYYDFVVNIVQVIYGTLLSFTINIDSPLIDFHIHYLHVLPIFFIVLVLFMIGSLIPAYKISRSNTIRMLATE, from the coding sequence GTGGGTATCTTGACAATCAAGAATTTACATAAAAGTTACAAGCATGGTACCAACACCACACACGTGTTAAAAGGTATTAACTTGGATATTGAAGAAGGTAGTTTTGTGTCGATCTTAGGCCGTAGTGGATCGGGAAAAACTACTCTTTTGAATGTTTTAAGTACATTGTTGGAGTTTGACAAAGGGTCGATTCATATTGATGGCCAAAATATAAGCAAATTAGGCACACGGAAAATAAATGTCATTCGTAATAATTATATCGGTTTTGTCTTTCAAGAATTTAATCTTGTGAAAGACATGAGTGTCCTCGATAACGTTGCAACGCCAATGATTTTAAATGGAGTACGTTTTAAAGAAGCACGGGAACGAGCACTTGTCGCGCTGCAACAAGTGGGATTAGAACAGTATGCAAAAGTCCGTCCTGTAGAGTTATCGGGTGGGCAACAGCAACGGGTAGCGATTGCTAGAGCCATCGTCAACGACCAAAAAATCATTCTTTGTGATGAACCAACAGGGGCACTGGATGATTATACTGCTGTTGAAATCTTGAAGTTGCTCAAACAATTATCGGAAACAAGAACTGTCATTATGGTTACTCATGATGAGGAGTTCGCGAAAAAATACAGTAATCGCATCATAATGTTGGTAGATGGTAATATCGTCAAAGATGATATCTTGGAAGATATTCCAGTAAAAGCACCTTCACAAAAACGCAAACTATCCGACCATCGTGCCGGTTTTTTAAATTTATTCACGTATTCTTTTGTCAGTATGGATATTGATAAGAAGAAATTTGGTAATACCTTTAGAACATTTAGTATTTCACTGACATTGTTTATTGTTGTGTCGATTATCAATCAGAATTTAGACGTCTTTACCAAACGGTATTTGGATTTCTTTGTTCAAAGCGAGGTTGCGGATCGCAATATAATCCTCGATTTTATCTACCAATTCTTAGAACAGAATATTACCCAGTTGATTCAAGTGATTTTGTATATATTGATTGGCTTCTGTATTGTGTCGTATCTCTTTGTATTTACGATAAACATTATTACAAAGAAACGGGAAATAGCTGTATTAAAGGCATTTGGGGCATCCCAAGAAGAGATTGGAATATTGTTTATGCTTCGCCCGATTAAGTTTACAATGGCGATTTTCAAAGATACCTTGTTGTATACATTTATCTTGATGTTGTTATTGAATGGTGTGTTTGATTTTCAAGCGATACTCTATGTCGAATATTATGATTTCGTTGTCAATATCGTTCAGGTCATTTATGGTACGTTGTTGTCCTTTACAATCAATATTGATTCCCCTCTTATTGATTTTCACATTCACTATCTCCATGTACTACCAATATTCTTTATTGTACTCGTGCTCTTTATGATTGGAAGTTTGATTCCAGCGTATAAGATTTCACGTAGTAACACAATCAGGATGTTAGCAACCGAATGA
- the tsaB gene encoding tRNA (adenosine(37)-N6)-threonylcarbamoyltransferase complex dimerization subunit type 1 TsaB produces MKQLLKRLAIDTATKYLFIGLYEDDTCLTSYYKPGDNDHSVKLMSMIETMFDEVGWSIADLDEIIIGIGPGSYTGLRIGVVVAKMFAWNNSIPVKTVSSLALVASSYVGSKYVLVEFDARRGNSFLGLYKRTGKSLELVDNEQLTNLVDYKKSLDVPFDTISNGEPNMSVLLTSDLFDEVIDIHGLNPNYLRKTEAERNLENS; encoded by the coding sequence ATGAAGCAATTGTTGAAGCGCTTAGCAATTGATACAGCCACTAAATATCTATTCATTGGGTTGTATGAAGATGATACCTGTCTCACATCGTACTACAAACCAGGGGATAATGATCACAGCGTGAAGTTGATGAGTATGATTGAAACGATGTTTGATGAAGTAGGTTGGAGTATTGCTGATTTGGATGAAATTATTATCGGTATTGGTCCAGGGTCTTATACGGGGTTACGGATTGGTGTCGTTGTAGCAAAGATGTTTGCTTGGAATAATTCCATACCAGTAAAAACGGTAAGTAGTCTAGCGTTGGTGGCTAGTTCATATGTTGGCAGTAAATATGTTCTAGTAGAGTTTGATGCAAGACGTGGAAATTCATTCTTGGGATTGTATAAAAGAACTGGAAAATCGCTAGAATTGGTTGATAATGAACAGTTAACAAATTTAGTGGATTACAAGAAATCATTGGATGTTCCGTTTGATACAATCAGTAATGGTGAACCGAATATGAGCGTATTATTAACGTCTGATTTATTTGATGAAGTTATTGATATTCATGGACTTAATCCTAATTATTTACGAAAAACAGAGGCCGAACGCAATTTAGAGAATTCATAG
- the tsaE gene encoding tRNA (adenosine(37)-N6)-threonylcarbamoyltransferase complex ATPase subunit type 1 TsaE encodes MYKERIVNNVEDMNDFAQQLSTHVFPGFVLCLEGDLGAGKTTLTKYLGKAIGIDDMINSPTFTIMKIYEGKLPLYHMDVYRLNGIGADYDLEDYIYRDGLCVIEWYKHIIDSLPEDRLVIEIEIQGPTKRLLKMEGHGTYEAIVEALSN; translated from the coding sequence ATGTATAAAGAACGTATTGTAAACAATGTGGAGGATATGAATGACTTTGCTCAACAGTTGAGTACCCATGTATTTCCCGGGTTTGTTTTGTGCTTGGAAGGTGATTTAGGTGCAGGGAAAACCACACTTACCAAATATCTCGGAAAAGCCATTGGTATTGATGATATGATTAATAGTCCTACGTTTACAATTATGAAAATATACGAAGGAAAATTACCGCTTTATCACATGGATGTGTATCGATTGAATGGAATTGGTGCAGATTATGATTTAGAAGACTATATTTATCGGGATGGTCTTTGTGTGATTGAATGGTACAAGCATATTATAGACAGTTTACCAGAAGACCGTTTGGTGATTGAGATTGAGATTCAAGGGCCAACGAAACGGTTATTAAAAATGGAAGGACATGGTACTTATGAAGCAATTGTTGAAGCGCTTAGCAATTGA